Below is a window of Impatiens glandulifera chromosome 2, dImpGla2.1, whole genome shotgun sequence DNA.
CATAATATGTAATGGCATTTTCTAAATCTGGATATGATTTGAAATGTTAGAAGCTCTTATCTGGAGttgtatattaaataattatcacGTTACATTTATTTCTTTGTggtgtcatattttttttattatatatacaaataataatgatataaataatgtttttaaaaataaattatttgacttTGAAgtgaattttgattttacttAGAGTTTATAAGTGATAAGTAATTTTAAGTATACACTTTTTGAATGGCTTAATTGAAAGTAATTGATCAAAAATATTGGACTATTCTATCACCAATTGGGTTGTTTTTATTTGGGCTGATGATGAGCTAACAAAAAATGCATCTTGGTCCAAATGAGTCATTTTATTTGGATCCTTTTATAATAGATAAGAGCTTAAGATTTAagagtcatttaaaaaaaataagaataaaatttaaaattttaatttttctgaCAAGTGTTTTAGATATAAACCCTTATTCTCGTTTGATTTTCATTTGTAAATCttcaaaatttgacaaaaaagaaagtatttatttttctgAAGTCTTACTCTCATAATATGATTGATTACTGCCATTTAAAAAAGGTAAGTTGTCAATAACAAGTCCAAAAAGTTGTATGTGatattaattacttatattGTAACATTACTGATGATTGATTGTGAATTTCGTTAAGAACTTATTGTGAAATATaggttaatttttaaatgattaatctcgatgtgttttaagtgtgttTGATGACATAGGAGAAATTCGTGTTTTTGTAATGATACTACCcttaattatatcatattataacttaaaaaaacaattgaatGAAActctaatatttaaattttgtgtaatCTCACTATGATGTTAATAGAATAAAAGGTAAGTTTGATTCAATACTAAGCCTACTTCATTCATGATGAAATTATTtgtcaataataatatattaaacgcGATTTTAagatatctaaataaatatttttaactcatGTTTCTTGTGTGAAAAAAGTTTAAACACAAATAATCTCATATGGATTATGTCTACATCTACTCAATGCTTTAGagaatatttgaataattatgaaAGGGatattattctaaatatatcaaatttccAATATAGATAATCATTTCatgaattaattgaaataaaataagttatggattttgaaaaacaataagTTTCCAATTATTGAAATGACAATAATCTAGTAAAGAACAAATAATGAACTTACCATTTTTGTATCATCCCAATTATAATTTAGATAGATTAAGTGAATAATGTAGAGGATAACAATAacatttttatctatataatacAAATctatctttaattaaaataatttataatataaataattcaatatttttcttcatttatacataaaatactaaaataaatatacactataaatataagttttaatcaaatttttttcaTTCCGTTAAAAATCGgtacttaaaaaaacaaatatcacTAATTCGATTATCggttaaaacattttaaattaaatgataagtttAAGGACAACAATTTAAAACCGCCATAACGGTCTCCCAATTGATCTGAATTTAATTTTCTCCGCTTTGACCCGAGATCACGacaaactaaagaaaaataaaaaaatgttgactGGAATCGAGGAGGAGatgataattatttatctacCCCGAAAATATACAAATCACAATAATGTCATATgtatgtataataatattttcaaatatactattagtcttataaaaaaaaacatagtatattatgagaaaaataaataacaatcacacctattttttttaaagtatttatattaaaaatgaaaaaacaatctTTACACCTATATATAagaattataactatttttagCCTATCATTATAGATAACAAGCTATAAGCaataattatcttttaaaaaatacatcttttatcgtttaaaaaaataaaataatatttgacaagtttatataattttgaaaataccctatattttttttttctgataaGGAAGGAAAGGGAATTCCGTTCCAATCGAGACggatatacaaaaataaaataaaatatttcgtCGGAATTGGGGCAGATATGATTTGTGTTCAGAAGAATCGGGGCAAGGTAGGGTCGGGTTGGTACTCTACCCGAATTGTTACGTTGCCATCCCTAATCCCTAATCTTGTATTTCTATTAGAAAGAACATCAAATCGTCATTCTAATTGAGCCCTTCCGTGTCTAATAAAGACCCGACCCGATTGAGACGTTCTTAGGTACAAATGATAACTgccaaatgaaataaaaataaaaataatttatttttgaaaaattatattatatattacttgAAATAGAAGAAAATCAAATACGTCGTCGTTTAATCGTTGCTGAACCAGACAGAGGAGAAAAAATCCCCCTTCCCACCACAAAGTTTACGTTCGAGATCTGAAAGAGACGATTCAGCTGTCGCCGCAACCGCCCATCGGCCAACGCCGGACTATATATCTCTCTCCCTGAATCGTGAATCTAGACTTCCATTTCGTTTTCCGGCGAATCCGACGGTTTCGTATCTCCTTCAATATTCGCAGTAAGTTTCTTCTCTCCGTTTTCATTTGAACAGATTGTGCTACTTTTATCGCATATTCAACAAATCAATCACGTTGTTTCGATTTCTTCAAACCGGATTTCATTTTGGCAGGGTGATCGATCTAGTAACGATTCAGTATTCGTGCATGTGATCTATATGACAGTTGATAAACAGTTGGATTTCGAACCACGCGAATCATATGGATAAAAATAAGAACCGTACCGATCTGCTCGCTGCTGGTCGGAAAAAGGTAAATTCCTTTAAAGAATTTGTTTATGTTATTCCAACACTGAATTCGCACAATGTGAATTATTATGAGCTAGCTGTTCATgtgttattaaaaatttatgtgTTTACCAGCTTCAACAATTCCGGAAGCAAAAAGATACTAAAGGAAGTAAATCGTCAGGTAAAAGTGGTAAACATGATCATGCTGATGCTGACCGTCCTACAGTGGAGGAAGTTAAATCAGTAAATGAATCTGATGATAAGGCGGTTGTCTTGCCAGTTACAGTGGATACCAAAGACGATGATAATAGTCTTATGCCTGCAGTTGCTATAAATGATGACAGTATTATTGTGGCTGATTTGCCATCAGAGAATACAGGAGTTGTTGACTCCTCGTTGAATACAAACATTAGCAAACAAGGTACTGATATTGTTGCTCAAGATGATACGGTATGCTTTTTTGATGCTGAGGATGTGGTCCCTGAAGAAACTAAAGTAACTTTTGGCACGGTTCTGCATGATGATATCACTGTTTCACGTGAACTAGAGGTCACTGATGGGGCAGATCAGGTAAAGGATATAGGTTGTGCCTGCTTTCTCTACtctaattttcaattttcttttatttattacatgatTTGCTACTTTGGGTATGTGCTGCATGATTTCTGATGTATTCCAATTAAAATGTCTTTTGTTGCTGGGTAGGGACGATTCAGGAAGTTGACCATCCAGTTTCTGAGAAAACCAATGAAGGTGTTAGCTTAAAGCTCAAAGGGGATGCTTCTTCTGACAATCCTATACCAGATGGGATGACTGAACCTGAATCAGTAGCAACAATTGAAGAGAAAGTAATGAAGGAGCAACATTTTCAGTTGGATCCGATTGATGAGCTGAATGCTGTACTCCCACCATCTGGAACGACCAATGAGGTAGAACAAACTCAAATAATAAACGTGGGATCACTTCCAGTTCTGGTTTTGTCGGAGTCATGCGGATTTTTACCTGCCGAGAATGAAGAGTTATTAGTTACACAAGGAGATGCAGAGGCAGGTTTGGCTGATGAAGACATGTTGCAAAAGCATTTGGACGAGCAATTTCATGTGAATATGAACATGATAGAACATAATAATGGAGGCTTAAGGAGTCATTTAGATATCACAGAGCATATATCATCGGATCTATTGCACAGACTGACAGAACACTTGTATCTTGCATATTTTTCCAGGGATGTCTGTCTGTTGAAACTCAACGAACAATCAGAGTGGCAAAAAGAGCATGACCATAAACATATCCAGTTGGTTAATGAGAATTATGTTTCCAGCGCTTTGGTCAATAATGTTCAGGGGCAGAATAAAAGTCTATCTGAAGAGCTTGAACAGTGCAAATCTGAGCTTCAGTCCATCAGTTATGCTAGGAAGGAGTTGGATGATCAATTTCTTGCTTCCAGGACTCAGGTGGATGATTTGTCTATGAAGGTTAATGAATTGAATTTGAAGCTGGATAATTCAAGAGATGAGTTGTCAAACAAGTCAGCAGAATTGGCTAGTTCAGCGGCTTTGTTGGAAGCTTTACAGATTGAAAATGCCAATTTgagagaaaatatgacattTGCAACGGTGGAGAACAAAAAATTACTtgatgataatttaaattatggtGATGAACGTGAAAAGCTCTTGGAAGATTTAACTAAGCATAATGGGTATTTGACATCATTACTTGttgaaaacataaatctaaATGTAAACTCTGCATCAATAGTGGAGGAGTTAAGGTGTCTGGAGGatttaaaagttgatattaTGCATCAAAATGAGAATTTGCTAAGCGAGTTGGCAGAGTTTAAAGCTACATTGGAAACCGTTCGGGATGAAAATGCCACATTAAATGGAAGGCTCTCTTTGGCAGCCCAGGAGAAAATAAACCTTGAGAGTGACAAGGATTATTTTGCTCGGGAAGTTGAGAAACTTGCATTATTGTTAGCAGATTGCAAAGGTTCATTAGACAGTTCAGAGgctgaaaatataaatttaaaagagaaCATCACTCTTGTAGTTGATGAGAGAAATAAGATCCAAGAAGACAATGCTAAGTTTAACTCGGAGAATGAAAAACTGTCCTTGGACTTGGCCGATATTCGAGGTGTACTGGAAAGTTTACAAGAAGATCATAACAAGACAATGAATGAGCTAAAAGAAGCAAATGTCCATCTTCATCAACTTGCCGAGGAAAATATTGGTCTCAACAGAAGCATAGACGAGCAGAAATCTGAAACTAAGCACTTCTCTAACAGTGTGTTATCTTCAGTTGGGCAGCCTGAGAAACTTGTTCAGGGTTCTGATGTATCGTTTGGAGACCAAATAAGTGGTGCAGATGAAGAGCAGCATCATAGCGATAATTTTGTTAATGGTTCATCTCTTGATCGTCTTATGTTAAATATCGACGAAAGGTCCCCCGCGTTTGTCATCCTGAAAAGGCACATAGATGAGGCTGTTGGTTTGGTCCAGAGATTCGACAGAACTATTGAAGAGATGATTCATAATTCAGCATCTATGAGCAGGTCAGTTCCGAAGAAGGTTGTTCCAGATGTATCACGACtgattcaagcctttgaatccAAGGCTAATACTGATGAACATGATGCAGAAGAAACACCTTTGACTGAAAACCGGTTGTTGGCagattcatataatttattgagGGAGCAAACACGAAGTCTTAAGGGAATTCTGGAGGAAGTGAACTTGGATGCTGCAAAAGCCAGTCAATTGTTAAATGAAGAGAGGGAAAAAAGGATTGTGGCTGAGTCTGCAGTTAAGGATCTCAGTATTAGCTATAATACTTTGAAGGACCATAGTGAAAGCTCAGAAGCTGTAAGCATCGAGCTTCTTGTTCTTTATGAAATTCTCAAACAACTTATTTCTGACGCGGCAACTAAAGATAGCGAGGTTTTGACTCTTTTTCAAACTTTAAGGCACCAATGGATGATTCATGAAGTAAAGAATGGTAAGCTGGGTGAAAAGCTTATGGACTACGAGTTACGTGTTAATGACTTGCTGATGCAGCTGGATGAAGCGAACTCAAAATCCACTGCAATGGAATCCTCATTCTCTAATGAAGTGGAAGTTCTGCATAAAGAACTGTCTGATAGGGTATTCTCATGTGAGCAAGAATGGAACTCTACTGTTGCCCAGGTTATTGAGAAAGTAAGGAAGCTTGAGTATGCAGTAGTAAATACAGCTTCGCCGATGCTCCCTATGAACAATCATGATGCCATAAATGTTGTAGACTTTGTGTCTGTTTCTGTTGATGCTGCTTCAGAGGTGATTGCGAGTCTGCAAGAGAAGGTTGAAACTTCAAATAAAGATAGAGAtgccattttaaatttataccaGGACTTGAGCCAAAAATTTGCTGACCTTCATGATAGAAACAAGTTATCTATTAGTGTGTTAGGCAATATTTATAGTACTCTGGGGAAATATGCAAGTGGTTCCATTGAAATAGAGCAATTTGCGCCAGAAGACCAGATTCTTGAAGGTCCTTTATTTCCTGTTAAGTGTGATACCCTTGTGGAACACCTGGAGACGGCATTGAGGGAGAGGCAAGAGCTAGAATCTATTAACAAGGTACTCAATTCTGAGCTGAAGAATACAACGAAAGTTATTGAGGAGCTGAAGGAAAGATCTCTCGATTCAGATATGGTTCGCCAAATGGTTGAAGACGTTGAAGATGCTTTTCCAGTTGAGTATGCAGAGACTGAATCAACTAAACTTGAATTACGTCTCCGATCTTTGATTTCTTGGCTTCTCAAGAAACTTGAAGAAAATAAGCAGGGTGATTTGTCTGAAAGAGCCTTTGTCTCCAAGGAACTTGAGTTGACTGAGTTGCATGGTCAAATAGATCAGTTAAGTTCCATGATTGCTGAACATGAAAatgataatttcatttttaaggAATGTTTATCACAGGCATGGCGTGATCTTATTGCTACCCGTTCTAAGgttctgaaaaaaataaatgaacttgAACAGTCAGAACATCGTGTATCTTCTATCAGAGAAAAGCTTAGCATTGCAGTTTCTAAGGGAAAGGGTCTGATTGGGCAGCGTGACAGTCTGAAGCAGTCCCTTGCAGAGATGTCAAGCGAATTGGAGAAATATTCTCAGGAATTACAGTTGAAAGATGCCAAGATTAGGGAGCTTGAAACTTATTCTGAGGCTGGTGAGAGGATGGAAGCTTTGGAATCTGAACTCTCCTATATTCGTCACTCAGCTACTGCATTAAGAGAATCGTTCCTCCTGAAGGACTCTATACTTCAGAGAATAGAAGAAATTCTGGAAGACCTGGAACTTCCGGAACACTTTCATAGTAGAGATACCATTGAGAAGGTTGATTGGATAGCTAGTCTAGTACAAAGGAACCTGTTGCCTCCTGCAGATGGGGATACAACAAGTGCTGTTGGAGGAGGGTCTCATTCAGATGTTGGTTTGCCTGTGATGGATGGTTTGAGTGAAGATGCAGAAAGAGCCTCACCTTCAGATGATGATCTGAGGAGAAAATTTGATGAGCTTCAAAGTAGATTTTATAGCCTAGCTGAACATAATGAAATGCTGGAAGAATCCTTGAAGGAAAGGAATGGTGATTTGCAACGGTGGGAAGAGATTTTGGACGGAATAAATATGCCATTGCAGCTACGATCGATGGATCCTGAAGATAGGTTTGAGTGGTTGAGAGGAGCCCTTTCTGAGTCTCAGCACCATTGTAATTCGCTACAGCAGAAGGTTGGCAATTTTGAAATCCTATGCCAGACATTGACGTCTGATCTTGAAGAATCACGAAAGAGCATATCCGATCTTCAGTTCAATTTCCAATCTGTTACTCATGAGAAAGACCATCTTTCTCATAGTTTGGGGACTCTAAAACAAGATTATGATTTGGCCTTTGAGAAGGTGGCCCAATTTGAGCTTGAGAATGGGAAGTTGCTCGAAGAGTTAAATAGTTTACATGAGAAATTGATTGAATTTGAAGAATCGAAAATGAGCTTATCTAAGCTTCAGTTGACTATCCAAGATGTTATTCATGAGAAAGAGCATCTTTCTGATAGTTTTAAGACTGTTAAACATGATTTAGACATGGCTTCTCAAAAGTCTCTCCAACATGAACTTGAGAATTATAAATTACAAGATGAGTTAACAGCTTTGAATGAGAAACTGGTCAAAAAGGTTCAGACAGAGGACCAAATTCAGTATATTGAAGGGAAGCTAAAAGGATTGCAAGATTTAGTCAATGATGTATTGCCGGACTCCGATGAAGATTCAGTTGATGATTCTAGCCATGTTCAGCATCTGGAGAGATCATTGAGGAAGCTATTAGAGAAATATTCATCAGCTTCACAAAACCTTACTCAGACAGAGGACCAAATTCAGTATATTGAAGGGAAGCTAAAAGGATTGCAAGATTTAGTCAATGATGTATTGCCAGACTCCGATGAAGATTTAGTTGATGATTCTAGCCATGTTCAGCATCTGGAGAGATCATTGAGGAAGCTATTAGAGAAATATTCATTAGCTTCACAAAACCTTACTCAGACAGAGGACCAAATTCAGTATATTGAAGGGAAGCTAAAAGGATTGCAAGATTTAGTCAATGATGTATTGCCGGACACCGATGAAGATTCAGTTGATGATTCTAGCCATGTTCAGCATCTGGAGAGATCATTGAGGAAGCTATTAGAGAAATATTCATTAGCTTCACAAAACCTTACTCAGACAGAGGACCAAATTCAGTATATTGAAGGGAAGCTAAAAGGATTGCAAGATTTAGTCAATGATGCATTGCCGGACACCGATGAAGATTCAGTTGATGATTCTAGCCATGTTCAGCATCTGGAGAGATCATTGAGGAAGCTATTAGAGAAATATTCATTAGCTTCACAAAACCTTACTCAGGTTGATTCTCACAATGAGGAACTCACAGGGACTTGTAATGACAGATCGATTCTACATGGAGCAGAAGAGGATGATGTATTATCATTATCTATAAAGAAAGAGCTTGAAGAGGCTTTGCATGATTTGAGCATATTGAAGGAGGAGAAAGAGAGATGTCTTGCTGACAATCAAGCACTTATCCTTGACATTGAAGCTTTAAATAGGAAAAAGCTTGAATTGGAAGAGCTACTACGTCAGGAGGAGCAGAAGTCAACCACTGTGAGAGAAAAGTTAAATCTTGCTGTCAGGAAAGGTAAGTCACTGGTACAACATCGAGATAGTCTCAAACAAGGTCTTGATGCAGCAAACTCTGAGCTGGAACGCCTGAAAAGTGAGGTTACCTATAATCAAAATGCTGTTATCGAGCTTGAGAAGAAAATCAAGGACTTGTCTTCTTCCCGGGAGAAGCTAGAGCTTGTAGAATCTGAGAATTCATTCCTGAGAAATCAAGTGGCAGAAACTGATAATTTATTGCAGGAGAAAGCACATTCTTTAAACTTGATTTCCTATGCTTTGAATAACATTGATGCTGATTTCAATCTTGACGATAGCAACCTAGTTCAAAAGCTGGAACAAATAGGAAAAAGATGGAATGACTTGAGTGCTGCTCTGGCATCTTCTCAACATGATTCACAGAAATCTAGAAGAGCTGCTGAGTTACTCCTTGCAGAAGTGAACGAAGtccaagaaagaaatgatgGACTGCAGGAAGAGTTGGCAACAGCTGCAAATGAGATTTCAGAATTATCTGCTGCAAAAGTTGAAGCTCTCTCACATCTTGAGAAGTTATCTGCTGTTCAAGCCGAGGACAAGAATAAGCAATTTTCTGAAATGATGGTGTTTAAGGCTTCTTTAGATCAACTTGGAGAGGAGTTCTCTATCATATATGATCTGCTAAATGATGCCCTTACTAATGATGTAGAACATCTGCATAACCTAAAGGCCAACATATTGTCATGTGCGGAATCTGATTATGCTTTCACTGATTCAAGTAGCTTTGTTGCCTCGGAGTCAGGAAAGAAGGTACTGTTTCTTTTTTTCCAAAGGCATTACATTGCGATTATAGCCTACTATTTGTTAGATAGGATGCATTTCTACATTGTGGAGGAGTAGACCCATTTTGTTATTGCGCCTATTTAgaaactagtattttgtcacaatcacgaTCTCATTGGAAAATCGtcaaaattaactaatattgaAGTATTTTTTCGTTtgctgtaatatttttttcttaatcacaatgagattattttttgaattattatccaaattatagtttgatttttgttgcttcatttggtatagacATAATTTTTTAGACCCTCATCCAACTTATagtgttttttttgtttcatttggtatgattatattatttttaggacCTGTTAGATTATTTTTCAGATCTGATTTTTGGCAAACATAACAAATCTTTTGCATCATGATCAACATTTTATGTTGGTAACAATACAACCCATCATGTAGCCTTTATGTTCCGTTTGTATGGGCAGCTTCATATGGTCTAGGGAACCAATTCGGTGTTTAGTTTATCTGTTGAGAATTTGGTGCTCGTCATCATCAATTGGTTGACAATTATTGGCTATAACTTAAACTAAGAGCTTCATGAGCCAACATAGGATGGTGGATGCACTCAAACTATAGAAATCCTCTCCACCACCACTGAACCACCATAGGAGAGAAGCATAGTTTTAATGAATTTGTCTCTAGTTAGCTTACAGTTGCTATTTTCTTTTCAGTTTTGTCGCACTGCTCAtatttctaatatattaattatacttGCTTCATAAAAAATTGAAGGATTATGTGGTCACCAAGTCAATGAAGGATGGGAATAGTTTTGCCGAATATTATACTTATATGGGGAATCAGTTACAAGAATTAAAGAAACTAACTGGCACACTTAAAGGAAGATTAGTCAACCATATAGCCGCATTTGATGACGGAGTTAAGCAATCACTTGAAGCAGCAGACATTGTTCATAAACAACTGGCTTCATATAAAGAGTCATGTGAATCCATGAAGGACAGTGTTGCCAGATTACAAAGCATTGCAAACGAGAAAGATACTACATCTACAATAATGCGCAAAAACATTTCCTTGCTTTTTGAAGCTTGCAGAAGATCAATCTCTGAAATGGAAAATTTGAAGCTTCACATAATGGGTAATAATGGTGATAGTACTCCAAACTCGAGGGTCAGCTTGGAGTCAACAACATATGCGGACTCTGGAAACATGCTTGGAGGAGAGATTCCTTGGTCCAATGAAGGTTCTGTTGGCACTATTGCTGATAGATTGTATCAAGTTGTGAAAGATTTTTCTCATATGCAAGTTGGTATTATCGAGAAAAGCCAAAAGGAAATGAAAGTTACTATCACAAACTTACAGAAAGAGCTTCAAGAGAAGGACATCCAAAGAGACAGAGTTTGTGCTGAACTAGTCAGTCAGATTAAGGACGTCGATGCTGCTGCAAGGAGTCACTTGCACAATCTTAAATCTGCAGAGCTTgaaataattgatttgaaaGAGCGTCTGAGGGTCACAGAGGAAGGGCGTAATTTATTGGAAAGGAGAGTCGCAGTGCTACAAGATGGTGAGGCCACCTCCAGGGAGTTGGTGGAGAAAGTTGGTTCACTGACTAGTGCTCTGGCGGCAAAGGACCAAGGTTGtctcatttttctttattttattttctagttTGTCTTctcccatttggaaacacttactGTTTGTCTGATGAAAGGCTATTtagatttaattcaaataacctcTTATCCggtcatcaaccaaaataccaaaTTACCCTTGTAATcccaaataatccattttttaaatgatattgtagtcatttaaccca
It encodes the following:
- the LOC124927086 gene encoding trans-Golgi network-localized SYP41-interacting protein 1 isoform X1 — protein: MDKNKNRTDLLAAGRKKLQQFRKQKDTKGSKSSGKSGKHDHADADRPTVEEVKSVNESDDKAVVLPVTVDTKDDDNSLMPAVAINDDSIIVADLPSENTGVVDSSLNTNISKQGTDIVAQDDTVCFFDAEDVVPEETKVTFGTVLHDDITVSRELEVTDGADQVKDIGTIQEVDHPVSEKTNEGVSLKLKGDASSDNPIPDGMTEPESVATIEEKVMKEQHFQLDPIDELNAVLPPSGTTNEVEQTQIINVGSLPVLVLSESCGFLPAENEELLVTQGDAEAGLADEDMLQKHLDEQFHVNMNMIEHNNGGLRSHLDITEHISSDLLHRLTEHLYLAYFSRDVCLLKLNEQSEWQKEHDHKHIQLVNENYVSSALVNNVQGQNKSLSEELEQCKSELQSISYARKELDDQFLASRTQVDDLSMKVNELNLKLDNSRDELSNKSAELASSAALLEALQIENANLRENMTFATVENKKLLDDNLNYGDEREKLLEDLTKHNGYLTSLLVENINLNVNSASIVEELRCLEDLKVDIMHQNENLLSELAEFKATLETVRDENATLNGRLSLAAQEKINLESDKDYFAREVEKLALLLADCKGSLDSSEAENINLKENITLVVDERNKIQEDNAKFNSENEKLSLDLADIRGVLESLQEDHNKTMNELKEANVHLHQLAEENIGLNRSIDEQKSETKHFSNSVLSSVGQPEKLVQGSDVSFGDQISGADEEQHHSDNFVNGSSLDRLMLNIDERSPAFVILKRHIDEAVGLVQRFDRTIEEMIHNSASMSRSVPKKVVPDVSRLIQAFESKANTDEHDAEETPLTENRLLADSYNLLREQTRSLKGILEEVNLDAAKASQLLNEEREKRIVAESAVKDLSISYNTLKDHSESSEAVSIELLVLYEILKQLISDAATKDSEVLTLFQTLRHQWMIHEVKNGKLGEKLMDYELRVNDLLMQLDEANSKSTAMESSFSNEVEVLHKELSDRVFSCEQEWNSTVAQVIEKVRKLEYAVVNTASPMLPMNNHDAINVVDFVSVSVDAASEVIASLQEKVETSNKDRDAILNLYQDLSQKFADLHDRNKLSISVLGNIYSTLGKYASGSIEIEQFAPEDQILEGPLFPVKCDTLVEHLETALRERQELESINKVLNSELKNTTKVIEELKERSLDSDMVRQMVEDVEDAFPVEYAETESTKLELRLRSLISWLLKKLEENKQGDLSERAFVSKELELTELHGQIDQLSSMIAEHENDNFIFKECLSQAWRDLIATRSKVLKKINELEQSEHRVSSIREKLSIAVSKGKGLIGQRDSLKQSLAEMSSELEKYSQELQLKDAKIRELETYSEAGERMEALESELSYIRHSATALRESFLLKDSILQRIEEILEDLELPEHFHSRDTIEKVDWIASLVQRNLLPPADGDTTSAVGGGSHSDVGLPVMDGLSEDAERASPSDDDLRRKFDELQSRFYSLAEHNEMLEESLKERNGDLQRWEEILDGINMPLQLRSMDPEDRFEWLRGALSESQHHCNSLQQKVGNFEILCQTLTSDLEESRKSISDLQFNFQSVTHEKDHLSHSLGTLKQDYDLAFEKVAQFELENGKLLEELNSLHEKLIEFEESKMSLSKLQLTIQDVIHEKEHLSDSFKTVKHDLDMASQKSLQHELENYKLQDELTALNEKLVKKVQTEDQIQYIEGKLKGLQDLVNDVLPDSDEDSVDDSSHVQHLERSLRKLLEKYSSASQNLTQTEDQIQYIEGKLKGLQDLVNDVLPDSDEDLVDDSSHVQHLERSLRKLLEKYSLASQNLTQTEDQIQYIEGKLKGLQDLVNDVLPDTDEDSVDDSSHVQHLERSLRKLLEKYSLASQNLTQTEDQIQYIEGKLKGLQDLVNDALPDTDEDSVDDSSHVQHLERSLRKLLEKYSLASQNLTQVDSHNEELTGTCNDRSILHGAEEDDVLSLSIKKELEEALHDLSILKEEKERCLADNQALILDIEALNRKKLELEELLRQEEQKSTTVREKLNLAVRKGKSLVQHRDSLKQGLDAANSELERLKSEVTYNQNAVIELEKKIKDLSSSREKLELVESENSFLRNQVAETDNLLQEKAHSLNLISYALNNIDADFNLDDSNLVQKLEQIGKRWNDLSAALASSQHDSQKSRRAAELLLAEVNEVQERNDGLQEELATAANEISELSAAKVEALSHLEKLSAVQAEDKNKQFSEMMVFKASLDQLGEEFSIIYDLLNDALTNDVEHLHNLKANILSCAESDYAFTDSSSFVASESGKKDYVVTKSMKDGNSFAEYYTYMGNQLQELKKLTGTLKGRLVNHIAAFDDGVKQSLEAADIVHKQLASYKESCESMKDSVARLQSIANEKDTTSTIMRKNISLLFEACRRSISEMENLKLHIMGNNGDSTPNSRVSLESTTYADSGNMLGGEIPWSNEGSVGTIADRLYQVVKDFSHMQVGIIEKSQKEMKVTITNLQKELQEKDIQRDRVCAELVSQIKDVDAAARSHLHNLKSAELEIIDLKERLRVTEEGRNLLERRVAVLQDGEATSRELVEKVGSLTSALAAKDQETETLMQALDEEEIQMEDLRVKIEDLEKVIQQKNMDIENLEVSGGKVKKKLSVTVSKFDELHRLSENLLLEIEKLQSQLQERDSEVSFLRQEVTRSTNESLVLSRTNSKVNSEIHDLLTWLDTTMAKVLVNGVNSYDDDAEKHDEQKELLKKHFALLVSEVEELRAAAHINDTLLHEERSKVEELTHRQESLESSLHTKESELTILQKGVDLGHATDTVSEIVEVEPLINKWTTQRPSTSSQVRSLRKPNNDQVAIAIDADQATNEIREDEDDDKAHGFKSLTTSRIIPRFTRPLTEVVDGLWMSCDRALMRQPTLRLGVIIYWALLHALLGALL